The Thermoproteales archaeon genomic sequence CATTTATACGTTACGGTTACTGTTGAACGCGACTTACGCAGCATGCTTTTTATAATAGATTTGTTCTCGGAATCTGTAAACGCGGCCACAATATCTTATATACTAATTCTAGCTATGGCTTGCACGATTGTTGCTATATATTTAATGTTAAAATCAAAAAATTAATTAGAACTTAAACTATCTAAGATATTTATGAATGTTCTAGGTTTTGTGGCTGAGGTAGTATTAATAACTGCTTCAGGAGCTTTAAGCCCAGGCCCTTTATCAATAGCAACTCTATCTCTAGGAGCTAGAAAAGGATGGAAGAGCGGATTTTACGCCGCCATAGGGCATACGCTTGTCGAATTTCCGATGGTAGTACTGCTTTTCCTAGGACTAGCCGATCTTGTCAAAAGTGAAAGCTTCCAGATTTTAACGGCGTTAATAGGTGGGGCTAGCTTGATCTTTTATGCTTTGCTACAAGCACGGGATGCTCTTAGAATGTTACGCAAGGATTGGGAAACAAAAATGGAAGCAAGAGATACTGGGGGATTATATGTTGGTTTTATGCTAAGTGCTTTCAATCCGTTTTTTCTAATATGGTGGGCGACGGTGGGTATCAAGTTAGTAGTAGATGCTGTCATTACCTTTGGTCACGAATTAACGCTGGCAATATCATGTCTTTATGTTTCGCACGTGTGGATGGATTATGCTTGGTTAACCTTTCTCTCATATCTAGGATATAAAGGTAAAAAATTAGGTATGAAGAGACTCGCTATTATACTTCTTATATTCTCTATGATATTACTATATTATGGTTTGAAGTTTTTAACTTCTATTATAATGTAATGAAACAATTATCTAGTTTTAGCTTCTCCTTTAGTAACCCAGGTCATGAAGTATAAAGCGACCAGCAGTGATGCCACTGTTACATAGAATATTACTGGTTAATCAAAGTAGTCGATTAGTAAACCAGTAAATGGAGGCGAAGCTATGGCCGCGGTCATCGAAAAAAGTAGTACAGCCCGGTGTAACCACCTATTTTCTCGCGCAGGGCTAAATCTACAACTACTGGTAAAGAGTTAACGTTGATTAAAGCCCAGGAAAATCCTGCTAATGCCATCGCCACAGAGATTAAAAATATAGATCTAGAGAATAGTGGCGTAGAAATTAGCACCATCAAACCTATTATACCTGCCATTATGGTCTTTTCGCCCTATTTTACTAGCTATGAAGCCTGCTGGAATAGCTGTAATGATAAAAACTAAAGCTAGATAGCCTAGTATAAACGCAGCCTCATTCTCTTTAATGCCTAGATACCATTTTCCATAGCTCGTGAAAAAAGTTTCAACCGCGTTATAACCGAAGAACCAAGAGAATATAGCTAGTAGAATACCCCTGCTGCTAGCTTCTTCAGACGTAAATGCTTCTTTCAAAGTTTTGAGCAAATCTACCAGAGCACTTTTTCCTCTCTCTTAGAAAGCGGTATTTCTGGTTCCTTAATAACTATGACGAGTATCAATGAGCCAAGGAATAGCAAGAGAGCCACAAACATAAAGGGAACTGGTCTGCCTTTTTCGTATAGTATTGAGCCTAAAAAGAATGCTAGTAAAGCGCCTACACCGCCCATGAAGTTGATTATGTCGTTAGCCTGGCTAAGGTATTCGGACGGAGTAATATCTGGCATCAACGCGATCGTAGGGGTTCTATGAATTGCCATGGCTAGATTCATCACCACTATAACCAAGAACATTAAGGGTAGTGTTTGAGAAAGTGGGATAAGCGAAAAGGAGGCTGCCGCTATGGGAGCGGCGATCAAAATAAAGGGTTTGCGTCTTCCAAATTTAGTTTTTGTTTTATCGCTTAAAGCCAATGTAAGGCTGTATGGTAACGGCGAATATGTTGTCGATTGTCATTATAAACCCGACAATAGCAGATGTCAAGCCGAATTCTTTGAGGAATATGGGCACGTAAGCATTATATATTGACCAGATAACACTTATTCCAAAAAACAAATCCGAGCAAGAATATCTTAAAATAGCTGAATTTTCTGCTCACGATATCAAACCTTTAGTTATTTTATAAGCTTAATAACTTTACAAGGTTCGTCTGTTATTATCTTATTAACGCCGATAGAAAGCATTTTTAGAACATCATCAGCATCGTTTACTGTCCGTACCATCAGCTTAAACCCTGAACATTTATTTTTTTCATATAATTAATTAATCTTGATATGGTACTATGGCATAGGCTTTTACTTCATTTGCAATGTCCAAGTATTCGTCATCCCACTCCGATAATAGAAAGCCGACTTTAAGCTTCGGCTCGAGTTTTTTAACTGCAGCTAAAACAGGTGGCGCGCGCGGTCAAGTCTACGTTTTCAAGATTTCCTTTAACATAGAGCTTCATAGTTTAAAATTTCTCAAAGATTGCTAGAATTAAGCTATAGCTGAGAATGTTAATGATTAAAAGGTTACAAACATAAATTAATGCTGTAGTGACTAGGGTATATTGAGCTTGTGTTAATAGCCTGGTGCGACAATGACTAAAATAAGGTATTTCCCGTATAAACCAAGACCCTACCAAGTGGAGGTTATAAAGGAATTAACATTAGGCGTGAAAAGAGGCTCTGTGTGCTTGCATGCCCCGACAGGTTTTGGAAAAACACCAGTGATTTTAGCGGCTTTACTACCCTATATTAGGAAGGGACTTAGAATTTTGTGGGCGGTTAGGACTGGAAATGAGACGGATAGACCGATAGAAGAAGTAAAAGTTATTGTAGAGAAAGAGGGCTTGAATATTTTCGCCTTATCATATCGCGGGAAAAAAGATATGTGTCTTCTAGCTAGAAAGTATGG encodes the following:
- a CDS encoding LysE family transporter, with amino-acid sequence MNVLGFVAEVVLITASGALSPGPLSIATLSLGARKGWKSGFYAAIGHTLVEFPMVVLLFLGLADLVKSESFQILTALIGGASLIFYALLQARDALRMLRKDWETKMEARDTGGLYVGFMLSAFNPFFLIWWATVGIKLVVDAVITFGHELTLAISCLYVSHVWMDYAWLTFLSYLGYKGKKLGMKRLAIILLIFSMILLYYGLKFLTSIIM
- a CDS encoding MFS transporter, which translates into the protein MIAAPIAAASFSLIPLSQTLPLMFLVIVVMNLAMAIHRTPTIALMPDITPSEYLSQANDIINFMGGVGALLAFFLGSILYEKGRPVPFMFVALLLFLGSLILVIVIKEPEIPLSKREEKVLW